A single genomic interval of Acidobacteriota bacterium harbors:
- a CDS encoding tetratricopeptide repeat protein, with product MTAKRFLSRLTFLISAIICLSIFAEAQRGLRGQIFLPNGAPLQKVTRFKITTDDGLRDEYFFTDSNGRIFLPTPPAVPFKLTVDSDSASYAATVISFDPRFSGNFITVNLNPLSAKTPAVPGEINADDVDRNVSAKAREAYAKALPLMQAGQYEQAIEPLKKAISIEKNYFQAHNDLGVVYMKLNRLDEAEQTFRAAIKITDKVYFPQLNLGIVLNKKAQYKDAAQVLRNLQNRFPNLNSVHTPLIEALIEGQEWVAAEEEIQKALKVKDADVVDLQVKLGSAQMRQGKFDTAVATLKEATAAEPNNAQAHFMLGASYQQLGQMDDCERELTKAYEIGGAQMAGVQLLLGQLYFQKKEYQKALDAFEIYLRDVPNAPNAAQVKAVIEQLREALKKKG from the coding sequence ATGACAGCGAAACGATTTTTATCACGGCTCACATTTTTAATTTCCGCAATTATCTGTCTATCTATTTTTGCCGAAGCGCAAAGAGGTTTGCGCGGACAAATATTTCTGCCAAACGGCGCGCCACTTCAAAAAGTCACACGCTTTAAAATCACCACCGATGACGGCTTGCGCGATGAGTATTTCTTTACCGACTCTAACGGGCGTATCTTTTTACCAACCCCGCCCGCAGTACCGTTTAAACTTACAGTGGATTCCGACAGCGCGAGTTATGCGGCTACGGTTATCTCATTTGACCCAAGATTTTCCGGCAATTTTATTACCGTAAATCTCAATCCGCTGTCGGCGAAAACGCCTGCTGTGCCCGGAGAAATAAATGCTGATGATGTCGATAGAAATGTCTCTGCAAAAGCCAGAGAAGCTTATGCCAAAGCGCTTCCCCTTATGCAAGCCGGTCAATATGAACAAGCGATTGAACCGCTCAAAAAAGCCATCTCCATAGAAAAAAATTATTTTCAGGCGCATAACGATCTGGGTGTGGTTTATATGAAACTCAATCGCCTGGATGAAGCCGAACAGACATTTCGCGCTGCCATCAAAATCACCGACAAAGTTTATTTCCCGCAACTCAATCTCGGCATCGTACTCAACAAAAAAGCGCAGTACAAAGACGCCGCGCAGGTATTGCGCAATTTACAAAATCGTTTCCCCAATTTAAACAGCGTGCATACGCCGCTCATTGAAGCACTCATCGAAGGACAGGAATGGGTTGCCGCCGAAGAAGAGATTCAAAAAGCCCTGAAAGTCAAGGATGCCGACGTTGTTGATTTACAGGTCAAACTCGGCTCGGCGCAGATGCGTCAGGGCAAATTCGATACAGCCGTAGCCACGCTCAAAGAAGCAACCGCAGCCGAACCCAACAACGCTCAAGCTCATTTCATGCTCGGCGCGTCTTACCAGCAACTCGGTCAAATGGATGATTGCGAACGCGAACTCACTAAAGCCTATGAAATCGGCGGCGCGCAAATGGCTGGCGTGCAACTTTTACTCGGTCAACTCTATTTCCAGAAGAAGGAGTATCAAAAAGCGCTCGACGCTTTTGAAATCTATTTGCGCGATGTGCCCAATGCGCCGAATGCCGCACAGGTTAAAGCGGTCATCGAGCAATTGCGTGAAGCCTTAAAAAAGAAAGGATAG
- a CDS encoding TonB-dependent receptor — protein sequence MRFHSLSRCVLLLIVLSLLANLVPAQSTTTGRLTGVVTDTQGALVGGAQITAKSTQTQTEYKAKANDEGGWSIPSLPNGTYTVTITAQGFKSTVIQNVKVDTGLVTTANASLEVGGATEQVVVTSGGSVIQTESANISSTITGKQISELPWATRDAMQLVLTLPGIQTPGTPRTSSVNGLPKSSLNITLDGANIQDNLLKSSDGFFTSTQAKSDAVEEVTVSTATPGAESAGEGAVQIKFVTKQGSNNYRGALFWQHRNTALNSNYYFNNIDGLPRDHLILNQYGGNIGGPIWIPKVWKGKDRAFFFINMEEFRLPQTYDAARTVLVDSARAGIYTYKDSTGAIRAINLYQLAAAKNPTLPASVRQYATTPDPTIASALGLINEAAQKGVLKSRIDTANDYNRMDLTFQDPGQNLRRFPTVRLDFNLTDKHHLEFVHNYQHYFSDPDGVNGQLNQYPGTGIALGTPGITGSIYRNNFTFVAAERWTISNNLVNEVRATSSGNGTVVFTREFSPGLYNLFGGFAVGNPYTSAFNSRTSQSRRNTPLRTISDNLSYLKGAHSLNFGLAFTRVKSFTQAVSTHYVPAIGIGIATGDPINNGSTAIFTPTNFPGSTATQRSEAAALYALLTGRISSTTKTLSINGDSYEPVPFTEFNHQDEWGLYAQDSWKVKPNLTLTGGLRWEFQASPINENDVYTRVGLDGLFGVSGIGNLFKPGVFENPVVPQYKKLEPGEKAYKNQYTNFAPSLGFAWTPEYKSGILSKIFGDSGQTVFRGGYSIAYVREGFNAYISMFGSNQGGFFSVGTSPTTFPVEFGTAGSRWLRDGAANLPFRATPQVTFPFTAAQGSSLNDFNPNLDVGYVQSYTFGWQRELNRNTALEIRYVGNHGLKMWRQYNMNEVNVFENGFLKEFQNAQNNLKISRAAGRGNNYGNLGLPGQVNVPIITTIFGSTDSNTVVSLDRGTVGSTANSIATSVTRMTTLINAGLVPAVTLTDPNNPSITYRRSNYFLMNPMAGSSWIMDNGGGSTYNALQLELRRRLSNGLLVQGSYVWSKSLTNMFVNSSAAALTPTTLRDFEYEKGPAPRDVRHQFKVDWIYELPIGQGQRFLNGNIPVLGKLLEGWQIGGVTRIQSGTPILLTGGRATFNQNDSGVVLHNIDAKQLQDLVKIRKSTVCSQTTGKCQGVVYYLPIEFINNTLAAFEVGGKTLADLNPGTPYIGPPTEAGKLGSRIFLYGPWFARWDLNLMKRTRITEKTDFEFRVQFLNAFNHQNFTIQGSGTDAAASGIGATFGQTRNAYRDFTVSGTNDPGGRLIEFQLRLNFR from the coding sequence ATGAGGTTTCATTCACTCAGTCGTTGTGTATTGCTCCTGATTGTTCTGTCGTTGCTGGCGAATCTGGTTCCGGCACAATCAACCACCACAGGCCGCCTGACCGGTGTTGTTACCGACACCCAAGGCGCGCTGGTTGGCGGGGCACAAATCACGGCTAAAAGTACGCAGACTCAAACCGAATATAAAGCAAAAGCCAATGATGAAGGCGGATGGTCAATTCCTTCGCTTCCCAATGGCACCTATACGGTCACAATTACGGCTCAGGGCTTTAAATCGACAGTCATTCAAAACGTCAAAGTCGATACCGGGCTGGTGACAACTGCAAATGCTTCGCTGGAAGTCGGCGGCGCAACCGAACAGGTCGTCGTCACTTCGGGCGGCAGCGTCATTCAAACGGAAAGCGCCAACATTTCTTCGACCATCACCGGCAAGCAAATTAGCGAATTGCCGTGGGCGACGCGCGACGCCATGCAATTGGTGTTGACGCTTCCCGGCATTCAAACGCCGGGCACGCCGCGCACTTCTTCGGTGAACGGTCTGCCGAAATCTTCGCTCAACATCACCTTGGATGGCGCAAACATTCAAGACAATCTCTTGAAATCATCGGACGGCTTTTTCACTTCGACGCAAGCGAAATCCGATGCCGTCGAAGAAGTCACGGTATCGACCGCTACACCGGGCGCAGAAAGCGCCGGTGAAGGCGCAGTGCAAATCAAGTTCGTCACCAAACAAGGCTCGAACAACTATCGCGGCGCGCTGTTTTGGCAACATCGCAACACGGCGCTCAACAGCAACTACTATTTCAACAACATTGACGGATTGCCGCGCGACCATTTGATTTTGAATCAATATGGCGGCAACATCGGCGGTCCCATCTGGATTCCCAAGGTCTGGAAAGGCAAAGACCGGGCGTTTTTCTTTATCAACATGGAGGAGTTCCGTTTGCCGCAAACCTACGATGCGGCGCGCACCGTGTTGGTCGATAGCGCGCGCGCAGGGATTTACACCTATAAAGATTCCACAGGCGCAATCCGAGCCATCAACCTCTATCAACTGGCGGCAGCGAAAAACCCGACGCTTCCGGCATCGGTCAGACAATACGCCACAACCCCTGACCCGACGATTGCCTCAGCACTTGGTTTAATCAATGAAGCCGCGCAAAAAGGCGTGCTCAAGAGCCGCATTGACACGGCAAATGATTACAACCGGATGGACCTGACCTTCCAGGACCCCGGACAAAACCTGCGCCGTTTCCCAACCGTCAGATTGGACTTCAACCTCACGGATAAACACCACCTGGAATTTGTCCACAACTACCAACATTATTTCTCAGACCCGGATGGCGTGAACGGTCAACTCAATCAATATCCGGGAACCGGCATTGCGCTGGGCACACCGGGTATCACCGGCAGCATCTATCGCAACAACTTCACTTTTGTGGCGGCAGAACGTTGGACCATCAGCAACAATCTCGTCAATGAAGTTCGCGCCACTTCATCAGGCAATGGCACGGTGGTTTTCACCCGCGAATTCTCACCGGGTCTCTACAACCTGTTTGGTGGCTTTGCCGTCGGCAACCCATACACCAGCGCATTCAACTCGCGCACTTCGCAATCGCGTCGCAACACGCCGCTCAGAACCATCAGCGATAACCTCAGCTATCTGAAGGGTGCGCACTCTTTGAATTTCGGCTTGGCGTTTACGCGAGTCAAATCCTTCACCCAGGCGGTCAGCACCCATTATGTGCCAGCCATCGGCATCGGCATCGCCACCGGCGACCCGATCAATAACGGCAGCACTGCGATATTCACTCCGACAAATTTCCCCGGCAGCACCGCGACCCAACGCAGTGAAGCGGCGGCGCTCTATGCCCTGTTGACCGGCAGAATCAGCAGCACCACAAAGACGTTGTCAATCAATGGCGATAGTTATGAACCGGTGCCTTTCACTGAATTCAATCATCAGGATGAATGGGGACTCTACGCGCAGGATTCGTGGAAAGTGAAACCCAATCTGACCTTGACCGGCGGCTTGCGTTGGGAATTTCAGGCATCGCCAATCAATGAAAACGATGTCTATACGCGAGTCGGATTGGATGGCTTGTTCGGCGTTTCAGGCATTGGCAATCTCTTCAAACCGGGCGTCTTTGAAAATCCTGTGGTGCCGCAGTACAAGAAACTCGAACCCGGCGAGAAAGCCTACAAAAATCAATATACCAATTTTGCGCCGAGTCTGGGATTTGCCTGGACGCCGGAATACAAGAGCGGGATACTGAGCAAAATTTTCGGCGATTCGGGACAAACGGTTTTCCGTGGCGGTTATTCGATTGCCTATGTGCGCGAAGGCTTCAACGCCTACATTTCGATGTTCGGCTCCAATCAAGGCGGTTTCTTCTCGGTCGGCACCAGCCCGACCACTTTCCCTGTGGAGTTTGGAACGGCAGGCAGCCGCTGGTTGCGTGACGGGGCGGCAAACTTACCGTTCCGCGCCACGCCGCAAGTGACCTTCCCGTTCACCGCTGCGCAAGGTTCATCGCTTAATGACTTCAATCCCAATCTCGATGTTGGCTACGTGCAGTCCTATACCTTCGGTTGGCAACGCGAGTTAAATCGCAATACCGCATTGGAAATTCGTTATGTCGGCAACCACGGACTCAAGATGTGGCGGCAATACAACATGAACGAAGTCAATGTGTTTGAGAATGGTTTCCTGAAGGAATTCCAGAACGCCCAGAACAATCTGAAAATCAGTCGCGCCGCCGGACGCGGCAACAACTATGGCAATCTAGGGTTGCCCGGACAGGTCAATGTGCCGATCATCACGACGATTTTCGGCAGCACCGACAGCAACACGGTCGTCTCGCTTGACCGTGGCACGGTGGGCAGCACGGCAAATTCGATTGCGACAAGTGTTACCCGAATGACGACCTTGATTAACGCCGGGTTGGTTCCCGCAGTTACGCTGACCGACCCGAATAATCCGAGCATCACTTATAGACGTTCAAACTATTTCCTGATGAACCCGATGGCTGGTTCATCCTGGATAATGGATAATGGTGGCGGCTCGACTTATAACGCCTTGCAACTTGAACTGCGCAGACGATTGTCAAACGGTTTATTGGTTCAAGGCAGCTATGTCTGGTCGAAGTCGTTGACCAATATGTTTGTCAATTCAAGCGCAGCCGCTTTAACGCCGACCACCCTGCGCGATTTTGAGTACGAAAAAGGTCCTGCGCCGCGCGACGTGCGTCATCAGTTCAAAGTCGACTGGATTTATGAATTGCCCATCGGGCAGGGACAACGCTTCCTGAATGGCAATATTCCGGTGCTCGGCAAACTCCTCGAAGGTTGGCAAATCGGCGGCGTCACCCGTATCCAATCGGGTACGCCGATACTGCTCACCGGCGGACGCGCGACCTTCAATCAAAATGACTCAGGCGTGGTCTTGCACAACATTGATGCCAAACAATTGCAAGACCTGGTCAAGATTCGTAAGTCAACCGTGTGCAGTCAGACCACAGGCAAATGCCAAGGTGTGGTGTATTATCTGCCGATTGAATTTATCAACAACACCCTGGCGGCATTTGAAGTCGGCGGCAAAACCCTTGCGGATTTGAATCCGGGAACGCCTTACATCGGGCCTCCTACGGAAGCCGGAAAACTCGGCAGCCGCATTTTCCTCTATGGCCCGTGGTTCGCCCGCTGGGATTTGAATTTGATGAAACGCACAAGGATCACCGAAAAGACCGATTTTGAGTTCCGCGTGCAATTCCTGAATGCGTTCAATCATCAGAATTTCACCATTCAAGGTTCCGGTACAGACGCTGCCGCGTCGGGCATCGGCGCGACCTTCGGACAGACCCGCAATGCCTATCGTGACTTCACGGTATCGGGCACCAATGATCCGGGCGGAAGACTCATCGAATTCCAACTTCGTCTGAACTTCCGTTAA
- a CDS encoding M20/M25/M40 family metallo-hydrolase — protein MGENLYTNLNSYIKDSRNEFEDKLGEFVEIPTISMEPERKDDIRRGATLAKQYLEAIGATAEIYETPGNPVVFGQLRAGDHYPTVTIYNHLDVQPANADEWHKAPFTFYKENGRYEGRGTTDDKGPALTAMLASRYAAQNHLPLNINFIWELEEEIGSPNFEHFIKNNVKKLKTDSVLVSDTIWISRKKPAVPYGLRGMMLVTMTLQTGAKDVHSGLTGGAARNPIGELCKVIDECYDATTGKVKIKGFYDAVRKATKQEVQSFLDSGFTAKGFKKAHELKALRFDDEASVLKAVMALPTFEVHGISGGYQGSGVKTIVPYQAQAKISCRLVPDQNPKAVFALVRDFVKAKNPDIKVEFQGALEPYVGEFGGKYSEAATEAMQFAFGAKPAFTREGGSIGAVVTMKKYLKVPINFLGLSLPEHGYHAKNENFDWYMASGGMKMFVRYLDKISRF, from the coding sequence ATGGGAGAAAATCTTTACACCAATTTAAATTCCTATATCAAAGATTCACGCAATGAATTTGAAGACAAGTTGGGTGAGTTCGTCGAAATTCCAACTATCAGCATGGAACCCGAACGCAAAGACGATATACGGCGCGGCGCAACCTTAGCCAAACAATATCTCGAAGCCATCGGCGCAACCGCCGAAATTTATGAAACGCCCGGCAACCCTGTAGTCTTCGGACAACTGCGCGCCGGTGACCATTACCCGACCGTCACCATCTACAATCACCTTGATGTGCAACCGGCAAATGCCGATGAGTGGCACAAAGCGCCGTTTACTTTCTATAAAGAAAACGGGCGTTACGAAGGGCGCGGCACCACCGATGATAAAGGTCCGGCGCTTACGGCGATGCTCGCTTCGCGTTACGCCGCGCAAAACCATTTACCGCTCAATATCAATTTCATCTGGGAACTCGAAGAAGAAATCGGCAGCCCCAACTTTGAGCACTTTATCAAAAACAATGTGAAGAAGCTGAAAACCGATTCCGTTTTGGTGAGCGACACCATCTGGATTTCGCGCAAAAAACCCGCAGTGCCATATGGGTTAAGAGGCATGATGCTAGTGACGATGACCTTGCAGACCGGCGCGAAAGATGTGCATTCGGGACTCACGGGCGGCGCGGCGCGCAATCCCATCGGCGAACTTTGCAAAGTGATTGATGAATGTTATGACGCGACCACCGGCAAGGTGAAAATCAAAGGCTTTTACGATGCCGTTCGCAAAGCGACGAAACAGGAGGTGCAAAGTTTTCTCGATTCAGGCTTCACTGCGAAAGGCTTCAAGAAAGCCCACGAATTGAAAGCCTTGCGCTTCGATGATGAAGCAAGCGTCTTGAAAGCGGTGATGGCGCTTCCGACATTCGAGGTGCATGGCATCAGCGGCGGCTATCAAGGATCGGGCGTCAAGACCATCGTGCCTTATCAGGCGCAGGCGAAAATCAGTTGCCGATTGGTTCCTGACCAGAACCCCAAAGCGGTTTTTGCCCTGGTGCGCGATTTCGTAAAAGCGAAAAACCCGGATATCAAAGTGGAATTTCAGGGGGCGCTTGAACCTTATGTTGGCGAATTCGGCGGCAAATATTCCGAAGCCGCAACCGAAGCCATGCAATTTGCGTTTGGCGCAAAGCCCGCATTCACCCGCGAAGGCGGCTCCATTGGCGCAGTTGTGACGATGAAGAAATATTTGAAAGTGCCGATTAACTTTTTAGGCTTGTCGTTGCCCGAACATGGCTATCATGCGAAGAACGAAAATTTCGACTGGTACATGGCTTCAGGCGGCATGAAAATGTTCGTGCGCTATTTAGATAAGATCAGTCGATTCTAA
- a CDS encoding FHA domain-containing protein has translation MKLDAGYAPKFLKREEAPPDYQPPTAAPPPSPPRYDSIPPATRLPAPIQEPPTHESAIPAPPSFTTSTSFPKPAMPIRSSGAEKTPSGSNDVLPVASNDRPSSMNTTVADVSRSEITEQRNTPKTYVLSQRGRTEGLRSDQSELNLENNADIFAKLVIERGGRVGKEFAISGIETSIGRWDADSGIFPDVDLDEDDPEAKVSRRHARIIKHNGQFLIEDLGSTNGTFVNRGRRLLPGKRQMLQHGDEVIVGKTFLKFQVIKQ, from the coding sequence ATGAAACTCGACGCCGGCTACGCGCCAAAATTTTTAAAACGCGAGGAAGCTCCGCCGGACTATCAACCGCCAACGGCGGCACCGCCACCGTCGCCACCGCGTTATGACAGCATCCCGCCGGCTACGCGCCTGCCTGCGCCGATTCAAGAACCGCCAACTCACGAATCCGCGATTCCTGCGCCGCCCTCGTTTACGACTTCTACGAGTTTTCCCAAACCTGCCATGCCGATTCGTTCGTCAGGCGCTGAGAAAACCCCTAGCGGCAGCAATGACGTCTTACCGGTCGCGAGTAATGACCGACCCTCGTCGATGAACACCACGGTTGCCGATGTGTCGCGAAGCGAAATTACCGAACAGCGCAATACACCGAAAACTTATGTGCTGTCGCAACGTGGGCGCACCGAAGGGTTGCGCTCAGACCAGAGCGAATTAAACCTTGAGAACAATGCTGACATCTTTGCCAAACTGGTGATTGAACGCGGCGGTCGCGTCGGCAAAGAGTTTGCCATCAGCGGCATTGAAACCAGCATTGGTCGCTGGGACGCCGACAGCGGCATCTTCCCCGATGTCGATTTGGACGAAGATGACCCGGAAGCCAAGGTCTCGCGCCGCCATGCGCGAATCATTAAACACAATGGGCAGTTTTTAATTGAAGATTTAGGCTCAACCAATGGCACCTTTGTCAATCGCGGCAGACGCTTACTGCCCGGCAAACGTCAGATGCTGCAACACGGCGATGAAGTCATCGTCGGCAAAACTTTCTTAAAATTTCAGGTTATTAAACAATAA